The Thermus oshimai DSM 12092 genome contains the following window.
ATCGTCCCCTACTACGTGAAGCCCAACCAGGAGGGCCTTTACCGCTACTTCGCCGAGGTGGCGCGGGCGGTGCCGGACTTCCCCCTGGTGATCTACAACATCCCGGGCCGCGCGGGGGTGGAGATCGCCCCCGCCACCGTGGCCCGCCTGCGGCGGGACTTCCCCAACATCGTGGGCCTCAAGCACTCCTCCAAGGACCTGGAGTACGTTTCCCACCTCCTCCAAGAGGCGGGGGAGGACTTCCTCGTCTTCTGCGGCCTAGAAAGCCTCACCCTCCCCATGATGAGCCTGGGGGCGGTGGGCACCATCGCCGCCACCGCCAACTGGCTCCCCAAGGAGGTGGCCCTCCTCTGCGAGAAGGCCCTTTCCGGGGACTACGCGGGGGCAAGAAGGCTCCACTACCACCTCCTCGAGGCCAACGAGGCCATCTTCTGGGACACGAACCCCATCCCCCTGAAGACCGTCCTGGCCTGGATGGGCCTTATTGAGAAGGAGTGGCGCCTGCCCTTGGGCCCCACCACCCCGGAGATCGAGGCCCGCCTTAGGGCCATGGCCGAGCGCTACGGGCTTTTGGAGGTGCGGGCGTGAAGCTTTGCCGTTTCATCGCCCAGGGCCGGGTGCACCACGGGGTCTACCGGGAGGGCCTCCTCCTGGACGAGGCGGGGGAGGCCCACGACCCCGAGGGGGTCACCTGGCTCCTCCCCTTCAGCCCGGGGAAGGTCATCGGGGTGGCCCTGAACTACGCGGACCACGCGGAGGAGCTGGGCTTAGGGCGCCCCGAGGAGCCCGCCCTCTTCTGGAAGCCGAATAGCAGCCTCCTCCCCCACAAGGGGGCCGTGCGCTACCCCAGGGGGGTG
Protein-coding sequences here:
- the hpaI gene encoding 2,4-dihydroxyhept-2-ene-1,7-dioic acid aldolase, encoding MFRGSIPPLVTPFRNGEIDEAALRRLIRRVVEAGSHGVSVGGTTGEPGTQTLEERKRVIRIAVEEVAGRVPVLAGTGALRLEETLELTRYAKAVGADGAMVIVPYYVKPNQEGLYRYFAEVARAVPDFPLVIYNIPGRAGVEIAPATVARLRRDFPNIVGLKHSSKDLEYVSHLLQEAGEDFLVFCGLESLTLPMMSLGAVGTIAATANWLPKEVALLCEKALSGDYAGARRLHYHLLEANEAIFWDTNPIPLKTVLAWMGLIEKEWRLPLGPTTPEIEARLRAMAERYGLLEVRA